The Triticum urartu cultivar G1812 chromosome 6, Tu2.1, whole genome shotgun sequence genome includes the window tttataaggcGCTCTAAACATTTCAGACAGCTCGTAAAACAGCTCATTTtcagttgtctgaaacgacttataaaagtgaacggagggagtagtttctTCTCAAGCCAAGGATTTTTCAGCAGAACCTATATATGGTGCATCTCATGTTTGCAGTATGCAAAGCTTGGTAGCTCCTGAATGCAAATGCAACCCAAAAAGTACCATGAGACAGAAAATAAGTAAAGAACAAAAACAGGTAACAAATGGACGATTCACCGACTCAAGAATAATGTCCAAATTCTAATTTTTAACAAGTATTTTCCCGTAGAAAGTTAGGAGAGACGTGGTAAAAAGAAATCAGAAAGCGGGGCCAGTCATGAACTGGATTAATGAAACTGAAACCTCACATACCATTGTCAGTAATACATATATATATCCACTTACCTATACTATTTGGTGTTCTTCCCAATTAAGATAATAGGGACAGATCAAGCCGATAGAATTTCTTCTTGGTATCAAAATGATTTGAGGGGTTCAATTAATCTACCTGGACTTGTCACTGATGAGATACCATAGTTTTCAGCGTCTCTTGTCATGTTCAGAGTCTGGCACACTGAAGAAACAGGAGCACCTGCAAGGACTGGTATTTAGATATGGTGACAGGTATCAGTAACTGATGGAGTGCAAAGAGCACCATCAAAGCCTACCGAGGCCATCGAGTATTAGTAACAATGGTGCATACAGTCCCTTGATGCATAATTTGGTTATCTCTGGTAAACAAACATTTGGAGGTAAAAATGATACAGAACAACAATAAACAACAAAATAACAAGCCAACAAGCAAAAAAAAAGGTTTCCAACTGTATAATTCTAAGATAAATTCTACAACTATGGAAAATAACATGCATAGAAACCAAACAATAAAGATTGCAATATAATGAAGCATAGCAAGGAGCCAAGGAATTACAACAAGTAATAACTATAGATACCGAATTTGGAAAAGAGCCATCTGACACATTAAAATCGTAAAAGTCTCCATGTTTTAACTACATCAAGTAATATTGTCAATGATTTATCTAGCCCAATCACTCATGCATTTGCCATTCTCTAACAATGAAAAAGATTAGGATAATTATGTAGATGGAGATTTTCCCTAGTTTAGAAGAAATTGAGGTCGTCCAACTTATTTCACCTGCATTTGTCAATGACGAGGTACCAGAACTTTTAGCAGGACTTGTCAGCGGAACTGGAGCAACAGG containing:
- the LOC125514435 gene encoding uncharacterized protein LOC125514435 isoform X2, with protein sequence MKEGAPVAPVPLTSPAKSSGTSSLTNAEITKLCIKGLYAPLLLILDGLGAPVSSVCQTLNMTRDAENYGISSVTSPGPEKSQEGACGGFNPRKNPRAELATIDEYLDSKRQRTTGTFGEASMVPVNEVWAEAH